One window from the genome of [Clostridium] celerecrescens 18A encodes:
- a CDS encoding sensor histidine kinase yields MMKKSDFQLSFPKMNNQLKLMLILEAIVLMGAYIIITGAYQNLERHKTEEAVRQLNGTLMTNIEHTANALDTLTKSLISSEAYEVSPSLWSYLKSRARQKENPGRVDGLFIEKYYQLTILFPQLNCLFLFRPEGDLMSYKYNDQKYHLLQELPESDWVTTLKENRGALSFITQKEAEDLGYQVNNRLLFAGRVLNNISASRPVAIILAGINISDLQYDFKYNKLFDSQQFACFDANKKLLFSSDGFEDITWQDIQSPRVEDPYAYYLTANDNHTLYSVIATDKKDITQSSSFLRPVFLMIILVIFLSNLLLSWMITKRVIKSYGEMTKQVYQKNLAEKDLNLQMLRSQINPHFLYNTLDRMRMASLNANYPHLATMCELLAKILRFGVSEANKLVTVEEEHAHLEEYIHLIKLSYANVSISTSLDPEILSCRMLKLLLQPLVENSINHGIIDDASNGSIQIWGYEKDGELIFTVSDNGNGMDEEHLALLRDYLEDKNTAFHSIGLKNIRKRIQLYYGKEYDLYIESRLHQGTTVTIKIPVVKE; encoded by the coding sequence ATGATGAAAAAATCGGATTTTCAACTTTCTTTCCCGAAGATGAACAATCAGCTGAAGCTGATGCTGATTCTGGAAGCGATCGTACTCATGGGCGCATACATCATTATCACAGGTGCGTACCAGAATCTGGAACGGCATAAGACCGAAGAAGCGGTAAGGCAGCTAAACGGTACCTTGATGACCAATATCGAACATACCGCCAATGCCTTGGACACACTTACCAAATCCCTGATCAGCAGTGAAGCCTACGAGGTGTCCCCTTCTCTTTGGAGCTATTTAAAATCCCGTGCAAGACAAAAAGAAAATCCAGGGAGGGTGGATGGACTATTTATAGAAAAATATTATCAGCTGACCATCTTATTTCCTCAGTTAAACTGCCTCTTCCTGTTTCGTCCGGAAGGGGATCTGATGAGCTACAAATACAACGACCAGAAATACCACCTGCTGCAGGAATTACCCGAAAGCGACTGGGTCACCACCCTGAAGGAAAACAGGGGAGCCCTTTCTTTTATCACCCAAAAGGAAGCAGAGGACTTGGGATACCAGGTGAATAACAGGCTCTTGTTTGCCGGACGGGTTTTGAATAACATCAGCGCTTCCAGACCGGTAGCCATTATTTTAGCCGGCATTAACATCTCAGACCTTCAGTATGATTTCAAATACAATAAATTATTTGATTCCCAACAGTTTGCCTGCTTTGATGCCAACAAAAAGCTGCTATTTTCCTCCGACGGATTTGAGGATATTACCTGGCAGGATATACAGTCCCCGAGGGTCGAAGATCCCTATGCATATTACCTGACTGCCAATGATAATCATACTTTATACAGCGTCATTGCTACGGATAAAAAGGATATCACCCAGTCTTCTTCCTTCCTGCGTCCTGTCTTTTTGATGATCATCCTGGTTATTTTCTTGTCCAATCTTCTGCTGTCCTGGATGATAACTAAGCGGGTCATAAAATCCTACGGGGAAATGACAAAACAGGTATACCAAAAGAACCTGGCAGAAAAGGATTTAAATCTGCAGATGCTGCGATCGCAGATCAATCCCCATTTTTTGTACAATACTCTGGACCGGATGCGGATGGCCTCCCTCAATGCCAACTACCCCCATTTGGCGACTATGTGTGAACTTCTGGCAAAGATTCTCCGCTTTGGCGTCTCTGAAGCTAATAAACTGGTGACCGTAGAAGAGGAACATGCCCATTTAGAGGAATACATCCATTTAATCAAGTTAAGCTATGCCAATGTGTCCATCAGCACCAGCCTGGATCCTGAAATCCTTTCCTGCCGAATGCTTAAGCTGTTACTGCAGCCGTTGGTAGAAAACAGCATTAACCACGGCATTATTGATGATGCTTCCAATGGTTCAATTCAAATATGGGGATATGAAAAAGACGGAGAATTGATTTTCACCGTTTCAGATAATGGAAATGGAATGGATGAAGAACACCTTGCCCTGCTAAGGGATTATCTGGAGGATAAGAATACCGCTTTTCACAGCATCGGTTTAAAAAATATCCGAAAACGAATTCAGCTCTATTACGGAAAAGAGTATGATTTATACATTGAAAGCCGGCTTCACCAGGGCACAACCGTAACAATTAAAATTCCAGTTGTAAAAGAATAA
- a CDS encoding MATE family efflux transporter, which produces MEQSVLKNYTKYVSLNILGMIGLSCYILADTFFVSKALGAAGLAALNFSIGIYSLINGTGLMIGIGGATRYSILKSQNGGKLINTVFTTSLKLGILAGVLFAITGVLGTGTLAVLLGADEATLPLTKSYLSTILYFAPFFILNNIMLAFVRNDNNPKLSMIAMMTGSLSNIILDYIFMFPLGMGMFGAAFATGLAPVISLVVLSSYFIQGKSSLRWLQSRFQWKAVRDIFGLGLAAFITEVSSAIVLITFNLVILGLEGNLGVASYGIVANIALVGISVFTGIAQGIQPLISKAYGSGNGIIIKKLLQYAVITSLAISSVIYTLVFFCSDQMINVFNSEQNSAIALLARVGLRVYFAGFFFAGINIIVCMYLSAAERGMNAFIISMARGCVVLVPMVLMLSRIWGMTGVWLAFVMTEGLVSVLGMILVFWKKRTDVYKDTL; this is translated from the coding sequence ATGGAACAATCAGTATTAAAAAATTACACCAAATATGTGAGCCTTAATATCTTGGGGATGATCGGGCTCTCCTGCTATATACTGGCAGACACCTTTTTTGTATCAAAGGCCCTGGGCGCTGCAGGCCTGGCAGCACTGAATTTTTCAATTGGCATTTACAGCCTGATTAACGGTACTGGATTGATGATCGGCATAGGAGGTGCTACCCGCTACAGCATTCTGAAATCCCAGAATGGGGGAAAACTGATAAATACCGTTTTTACCACCAGTTTAAAGCTGGGGATTCTGGCGGGAGTGCTGTTCGCAATCACAGGAGTCCTGGGCACCGGGACTCTGGCTGTATTATTGGGAGCCGATGAGGCCACACTGCCTCTGACTAAGTCATATTTAAGCACCATACTCTACTTTGCACCGTTTTTTATCCTGAACAATATCATGCTTGCATTTGTGAGAAATGACAATAATCCTAAGTTGTCAATGATTGCAATGATGACAGGAAGCCTATCCAATATAATTCTGGACTATATATTTATGTTTCCGCTGGGGATGGGGATGTTTGGTGCAGCCTTTGCCACCGGTCTGGCACCCGTCATCAGTCTTGTGGTTTTATCTTCCTACTTTATACAGGGGAAAAGCAGTCTCCGGTGGTTACAAAGCAGATTTCAGTGGAAGGCTGTCCGCGATATTTTTGGTCTGGGACTGGCCGCATTTATTACGGAGGTGTCTTCGGCGATTGTTTTGATCACCTTTAATCTGGTCATCCTGGGTCTGGAGGGAAACTTAGGGGTTGCATCCTACGGGATTGTGGCCAATATAGCACTGGTAGGAATCTCGGTATTTACGGGAATTGCACAGGGTATACAGCCGTTAATCAGCAAGGCTTATGGCTCAGGGAATGGTATTATTATAAAGAAACTGCTTCAATATGCAGTTATCACCTCTCTGGCGATATCGTCAGTAATTTATACACTGGTATTTTTCTGTTCGGATCAAATGATCAATGTGTTCAACAGTGAGCAGAATTCAGCAATTGCACTTCTTGCCAGGGTGGGGCTTAGGGTCTACTTCGCCGGTTTTTTCTTTGCGGGAATCAATATTATTGTATGCATGTATTTAAGTGCTGCCGAGCGTGGGATGAATGCCTTTATTATTTCTATGGCGCGGGGGTGCGTGGTTCTTGTTCCCATGGTGCTCATGCTGAGCCGGATTTGGGGAATGACAGGGGTATGGCTGGCATTTGTTATGACAGAAGGATTGGTGAGTGTTCTTGGTATGATATTAGTATTTTGGAAAAAGAGGACGGATGTTTATAAGGACACCTTATAA
- a CDS encoding ABC transporter substrate-binding protein, whose translation MKKKVLGVGLGTMLMVLTLVGCGLASQTAEQSNKVEGGAAGTIGGNGKAASADGKVELEFFNCKVEGEAVFNKVIEKFEEEYPNVVIKQTAPADAETVLFTRVSTGDVPDIMSVYPAETAYHTMMDDGVYTELTNEEWLNRASDSALQFSTWNGKIYAMPFALNSFGIYCNKTMFEEAGLKLPATWSELMAVCEAFQSKGITPFTFVDKDPGYLAQEGERIVGIIKNDVYADTENVGTTQASFSDEDKPYFKELAKAMLKTREYAGDTLSYGIEQCVADFANGKIPMFIAITAKYTVIQQNNPDLNFTLIPYPSPVSDDYKTPINVDIAYGVSSKTSHQKEAKAFIEFLSRPEIYQMVADEEGTPPVIKGVNYNIEPLKGIKEVIDSGNTFLTMVNFWPSGWRSEWSVYVQQLISDKNTDNFLKETDRICKEKYAGQ comes from the coding sequence ATGAAAAAGAAAGTATTGGGTGTCGGGCTGGGGACTATGCTAATGGTGCTGACTCTGGTCGGATGCGGTCTGGCCAGCCAGACCGCGGAACAAAGCAATAAGGTTGAGGGAGGAGCTGCCGGTACCATTGGGGGAAATGGAAAAGCGGCATCAGCTGATGGAAAGGTGGAACTGGAATTTTTCAATTGTAAGGTCGAAGGAGAAGCGGTATTTAATAAAGTAATTGAAAAATTTGAAGAGGAATACCCTAATGTGGTAATAAAGCAGACAGCACCTGCAGATGCAGAGACGGTATTATTCACCAGAGTTTCTACTGGGGATGTTCCTGATATCATGTCCGTATACCCGGCAGAGACAGCCTATCACACCATGATGGATGATGGGGTGTATACAGAATTGACCAATGAGGAGTGGTTGAACAGGGCATCGGACAGTGCGCTGCAATTCTCTACCTGGAACGGTAAGATATATGCAATGCCCTTTGCTTTGAATTCGTTCGGCATTTATTGCAACAAGACCATGTTTGAAGAAGCAGGTTTGAAATTGCCTGCCACTTGGAGTGAATTGATGGCTGTATGTGAAGCCTTTCAGTCAAAAGGAATCACGCCTTTTACTTTTGTAGATAAAGATCCCGGCTATCTGGCACAGGAAGGAGAAAGAATCGTCGGTATTATTAAAAATGATGTATATGCAGACACAGAGAATGTAGGGACGACCCAGGCCTCCTTCAGCGATGAGGATAAGCCCTATTTTAAGGAGCTTGCAAAGGCAATGCTTAAAACCAGGGAATATGCGGGAGATACCCTGTCTTATGGCATTGAACAGTGTGTTGCTGATTTTGCAAACGGGAAGATTCCAATGTTTATTGCAATAACGGCCAAATACACCGTAATTCAACAAAACAACCCAGATTTGAACTTCACCTTAATTCCCTATCCCAGTCCGGTAAGTGATGACTATAAAACTCCAATCAATGTGGATATTGCTTATGGCGTATCCAGCAAGACCTCTCATCAGAAAGAGGCAAAAGCATTCATTGAATTCTTATCAAGGCCGGAAATCTATCAAATGGTAGCGGATGAAGAAGGAACCCCTCCAGTAATTAAAGGCGTAAATTATAATATAGAACCTTTAAAGGGCATCAAGGAAGTCATTGACAGCGGGAATACCTTCCTTACCATGGTGAACTTCTGGCCATCGGGATGGCGTTCTGAATGGTCTGTATACGTGCAGCAGCTTATCTCAGACAAGAATACAGACAATTTCCTTAAGGAGACGGATCGAATCTGTAAGGAAAAATATGCAGGCCAATAA
- a CDS encoding sodium ion-translocating decarboxylase subunit beta has product MNFLLSGLTSVTVPQLIMYLVGFLLIYLAIKKGYEPSLLLPMGFGAILVNLPLSGVIDQTLTGIGDTHGIIQWLFESGIEASEALPLLLFIGIGAMIDFGPLLSNPIMMLFGAAAQFGIFLTISVAVLLGFNLTDAASIGIIGAADGPTSILVSQILKSNYIGPIAVAAYSYMALVPLVQPFAIRLVTTKKERMIRMPYNPVSVSKRIRIIFPIAVTMIAGFVAPQSVSLVGFLMFGNLLRECGVLHSLSDAAQNILANLVTLLLGITVSFSMRAEAFVTWQTLVILALGLVAFVFDTIGGVLFAKFINLFRKNKINPMIGAAGISAFPMSARVVQKMSIKEDPTNHLLMHAIGANVSGQIASVLAGGIVLNLLTTLL; this is encoded by the coding sequence ATGAATTTTTTGCTGTCAGGTCTTACCTCTGTAACCGTTCCTCAGTTAATCATGTATCTCGTCGGATTTTTGCTGATCTATCTTGCTATTAAAAAAGGGTACGAGCCTTCGCTCCTTCTTCCCATGGGATTTGGGGCGATACTGGTCAACCTGCCTCTGTCCGGCGTGATCGATCAGACGCTGACCGGCATAGGAGATACTCACGGTATTATCCAGTGGCTGTTTGAATCCGGGATCGAAGCCTCGGAAGCGCTGCCTCTTCTTTTGTTTATCGGGATCGGGGCCATGATCGATTTTGGGCCTTTGTTATCCAATCCCATCATGATGCTGTTTGGTGCAGCGGCCCAATTTGGTATCTTTTTAACGATTTCTGTAGCTGTTTTACTTGGATTTAACCTTACTGACGCGGCTTCTATCGGAATTATCGGTGCTGCTGACGGACCGACTTCTATTTTGGTATCCCAGATACTCAAATCAAATTACATCGGGCCAATTGCGGTGGCGGCTTATTCCTATATGGCTCTGGTTCCTTTGGTCCAGCCCTTTGCTATCCGGCTGGTTACCACCAAAAAGGAGCGCATGATCCGGATGCCTTATAATCCAGTATCTGTATCCAAAAGGATCCGAATTATTTTCCCAATTGCAGTTACCATGATTGCTGGATTTGTAGCACCCCAGTCCGTTTCCCTGGTGGGCTTTCTGATGTTCGGAAATCTGTTAAGAGAATGCGGCGTTCTCCACAGTTTATCAGATGCGGCACAGAATATTCTTGCCAATCTGGTCACCCTGCTGCTGGGCATTACTGTTTCCTTCAGTATGAGAGCGGAAGCCTTTGTAACCTGGCAGACCCTTGTTATTCTCGCCCTTGGCCTTGTCGCATTTGTATTCGATACCATAGGAGGAGTGCTGTTTGCCAAGTTCATTAATTTATTCCGTAAGAACAAGATCAATCCTATGATAGGCGCAGCCGGTATTTCCGCTTTCCCTATGTCAGCCCGCGTCGTTCAGAAGATGTCCATTAAAGAAGATCCCACCAATCACTTGCTGATGCATGCCATCGGGGCAAATGTTTCCGGCCAGATTGCTTCTGTTTTGGCAGGCGGAATTGTCTTAAACCTTTTGACCACCTTATTATGA
- a CDS encoding carbohydrate ABC transporter permease — protein MKKRKRMTERNITMFAFSVPATVLYILFFIYPVGAGIYYSLTDWNGLTSNYQFVGIKNYIRVLLSSRFQNAIWFNFKYTILLVVSIVGLSLAMALILNSKIKAKDFFRGAYFFPAVVSMLTVGLIFNEVFFQVLPQIGQLLHCEWLSRSLLSSSKLAIFAVLITNVWQGIAIPTVLLMAGLQNVPQELVESASLDGARKWDIFKFITFPFLLPVLTVVMVLVIKDGLTIYDYIVALTNGGPGGATESTALLIYNHGFKEVNFSLGIAEAVVVTVIICFISFLQIAFSNKKSVYQEEEG, from the coding sequence ATGAAAAAAAGGAAAAGGATGACTGAGAGAAATATTACAATGTTTGCATTTTCTGTTCCGGCAACGGTATTATACATTCTCTTTTTTATCTATCCAGTAGGTGCGGGAATCTATTATAGCTTAACCGATTGGAACGGATTGACCAGTAATTATCAGTTTGTTGGAATAAAGAATTATATCAGAGTGCTGTTAAGCAGCCGCTTTCAGAATGCAATTTGGTTTAATTTCAAATATACGATTTTGTTAGTCGTAAGTATCGTTGGACTCAGCCTGGCCATGGCTCTTATCTTAAACAGTAAAATCAAGGCAAAGGATTTCTTTCGAGGAGCATACTTTTTTCCTGCGGTTGTCAGTATGCTGACGGTAGGCCTTATATTTAACGAGGTATTTTTCCAGGTTCTGCCCCAGATCGGACAGCTGCTTCATTGTGAATGGCTGAGCAGGAGTCTGCTGTCCAGTTCTAAATTGGCAATTTTTGCGGTCCTGATCACCAATGTATGGCAAGGAATTGCGATCCCCACAGTTTTATTAATGGCAGGCTTGCAGAATGTTCCTCAGGAGCTTGTAGAATCAGCTTCCCTTGACGGTGCCAGAAAATGGGATATATTCAAATTCATTACCTTTCCTTTTTTGCTTCCCGTACTTACCGTAGTTATGGTATTGGTGATCAAGGACGGTTTGACAATATATGATTATATTGTTGCTTTAACAAACGGAGGACCCGGCGGTGCAACGGAAAGTACAGCGCTGCTGATCTATAATCATGGCTTTAAGGAGGTTAACTTCTCCCTGGGTATTGCAGAAGCTGTGGTAGTGACCGTAATTATTTGTTTCATTTCATTTTTACAGATCGCTTTCAGCAATAAGAAAAGTGTATATCAGGAGGAAGAGGGATGA
- a CDS encoding TM1266 family iron-only hydrogenase system putative regulator produces the protein METRIAVIGIVVEEEESVELLNEILHEYRKCIIGRMGIPYPKKQVSIISIAVDAPQSTISALTGKIGKLKGVSSKTAYQGVKG, from the coding sequence ATGGAAACGAGAATCGCCGTTATCGGAATCGTAGTGGAAGAGGAAGAATCTGTGGAACTGCTGAATGAAATTCTACATGAATACCGGAAGTGTATCATTGGCCGTATGGGGATCCCCTATCCGAAAAAGCAGGTAAGCATCATAAGCATTGCTGTGGATGCACCTCAGAGCACCATTTCCGCACTGACCGGTAAGATCGGGAAATTAAAGGGAGTCAGCTCCAAGACGGCCTATCAGGGTGTGAAAGGTTAA
- the hydF gene encoding [FeFe] hydrogenase H-cluster maturation GTPase HydF: MGLNETPSSERVHIGFFGRRNAGKSSVVNAVTGQELSVVSEVKGTTTDPVYKSMELLPMGPVVIIDTPGFDDEGALGEMRVRKTKQILNRADCAVLVVDGALGKTKTDEELILLFKEKKIPYVVAYNKCDLTGLQAYDDGLSVSASEGLFIHELKERIGSLVNTGDTKMRIVGDLLNPFDLVVLVIPIDKAAPKGRLILPQQQVIRDILEAGAISVAVRDTELKETLERLGSRPALVITDSQVFEKVSKDTPEEILLTSFSILMARYKGFLEDAVKGVAAIGDLTDGDRILISEGCTHHRQCDDIGTVKLPRWLRQYTGKELAIETSSGREFPEDLSAYKLIIHCGGCMLNEREIEYRRKCTSDAGVPFTNYGIAIAYMKGILKRSLKVLPDLEELLL; the protein is encoded by the coding sequence ATGGGACTTAATGAAACACCATCCTCTGAGCGGGTGCATATCGGATTTTTTGGCCGCCGCAATGCAGGAAAATCAAGCGTTGTCAATGCAGTGACAGGGCAGGAGCTTTCCGTTGTATCGGAAGTGAAAGGGACTACCACGGACCCTGTTTACAAATCCATGGAGCTTCTCCCCATGGGACCGGTGGTCATCATTGATACGCCGGGGTTTGACGATGAAGGCGCTCTGGGTGAGATGCGGGTAAGGAAGACAAAGCAGATTTTAAACCGGGCTGATTGTGCAGTCTTAGTTGTAGATGGGGCCCTTGGAAAGACAAAAACCGATGAAGAATTGATCCTTTTGTTTAAGGAAAAGAAGATCCCCTATGTGGTTGCTTATAATAAGTGTGATCTGACGGGACTACAGGCTTACGATGACGGACTTTCTGTCAGTGCGTCTGAGGGCCTGTTCATCCACGAGCTAAAGGAAAGGATCGGAAGCCTTGTAAATACCGGGGATACAAAAATGAGGATCGTAGGAGATTTGCTGAATCCATTCGACTTGGTGGTACTGGTGATCCCCATTGACAAAGCGGCGCCAAAAGGCCGTCTCATCCTGCCCCAGCAGCAGGTGATCCGGGATATTCTGGAGGCTGGTGCCATATCGGTGGCAGTGCGTGATACGGAATTAAAGGAAACTCTGGAAAGGCTGGGATCCAGACCGGCCCTTGTCATTACGGACAGCCAGGTTTTTGAGAAGGTGAGCAAGGATACGCCGGAAGAGATTCTTCTCACCTCGTTTTCTATCCTTATGGCCAGGTATAAAGGCTTTTTAGAGGATGCGGTAAAGGGAGTGGCGGCTATCGGGGATCTAACAGATGGGGACAGGATCCTGATCTCGGAAGGCTGTACCCATCACAGGCAGTGTGATGATATCGGTACCGTAAAGCTTCCCCGCTGGCTACGGCAGTATACAGGGAAAGAGCTTGCCATAGAAACGTCCTCCGGACGGGAATTTCCGGAAGACTTGTCGGCCTATAAGCTGATCATTCACTGCGGCGGCTGCATGTTAAATGAAAGGGAGATAGAATACCGAAGAAAGTGTACGTCAGATGCCGGTGTGCCATTTACCAATTATGGAATTGCAATCGCTTATATGAAGGGAATTTTAAAAAGAAGCTTAAAAGTGCTTCCTGATTTGGAAGAGCTGCTGCTTTAA
- the hydG gene encoding [FeFe] hydrogenase H-cluster radical SAM maturase HydG, producing MYDPKSLKAEEFISHEEILETLDYAEKNKANAELIDQIIAKARLAKGLTHREASVLLACDIPEKIQEVYDLAEQIKKDFYGSRIVMFAPLYLSNYCVNGCTYCPYHLKNKHIARKKLTLDEVEKEVIALQDMGHKRLAIEAGEDPVNNPIEYILDCVKTIYSIKHKNGAIRRVNINIAATTVENYRKLKEAEIGTYILFQETYHKESYEKLHPTGPKHNYSYHTEAMDRAMEGGIDDVGLGVLFGLELYQYEFAGLLMHAEHLEAVHGVGPHTISVPRIKKADDIDPGAFDNGIDDEIFAKICALIRISVPYTGMIISTRESQKVREKVIRLGVSQISGGSRTSVGGYQEDIRPTDTEQFDVSDQRSLDEVVHWLMDMGYIPSFCTACYREGRTGDRFMSLCKSGQIQNCCQPNALMTLKEYLMDYASEDTKKVGEALIAAELNHIPKEKVRSICEDHLQKIENGIRDFRF from the coding sequence ATGTATGATCCAAAATCGCTGAAAGCGGAAGAATTCATTTCCCACGAAGAAATTCTTGAAACTCTTGATTATGCGGAGAAAAACAAAGCCAATGCAGAACTGATCGACCAGATCATTGCAAAAGCAAGGCTGGCAAAAGGCCTGACCCACCGGGAGGCGTCTGTCCTCCTTGCCTGTGACATTCCGGAGAAAATACAGGAAGTCTATGATCTGGCAGAACAGATCAAAAAGGATTTCTACGGAAGCCGCATCGTCATGTTTGCCCCTCTTTATCTTTCTAATTACTGCGTAAATGGCTGTACCTACTGTCCTTACCACTTAAAGAATAAGCACATTGCCAGGAAGAAACTGACCCTGGATGAAGTGGAGAAGGAAGTCATTGCCCTTCAGGATATGGGACATAAACGCCTTGCCATTGAAGCAGGTGAGGATCCTGTGAATAATCCTATCGAGTACATCCTGGATTGCGTCAAAACCATTTATTCCATCAAGCACAAAAACGGCGCCATCCGCCGGGTCAATATAAATATCGCGGCAACTACGGTAGAGAATTACCGGAAGTTAAAAGAGGCAGAGATCGGGACCTATATTCTCTTCCAGGAAACCTACCACAAGGAAAGCTATGAAAAGCTTCATCCAACAGGCCCCAAGCATAACTATTCCTACCATACAGAGGCCATGGACCGGGCCATGGAGGGCGGGATTGATGATGTAGGCCTTGGGGTTCTTTTTGGCCTTGAGCTGTATCAGTATGAATTTGCAGGACTTCTGATGCACGCGGAGCATCTGGAGGCAGTTCATGGAGTAGGACCTCATACCATTAGCGTTCCCCGTATCAAGAAAGCCGATGATATTGACCCAGGTGCTTTTGATAATGGGATCGATGATGAGATATTTGCAAAGATCTGTGCTTTGATCCGGATTTCGGTTCCTTATACCGGAATGATTATATCAACCAGAGAAAGTCAGAAGGTAAGAGAGAAGGTGATTCGTTTGGGGGTATCCCAGATCAGCGGCGGTTCCAGAACCAGCGTTGGCGGCTACCAGGAGGACATCCGCCCCACAGATACGGAGCAGTTTGACGTATCGGACCAGCGTTCCCTTGATGAAGTGGTCCATTGGCTCATGGATATGGGCTATATTCCTTCCTTCTGTACCGCATGTTACAGGGAGGGGCGTACGGGAGACCGTTTTATGAGTCTTTGCAAAAGCGGCCAGATCCAAAACTGCTGCCAGCCCAATGCTCTGATGACATTAAAAGAATATTTGATGGATTATGCTTCTGAGGATACAAAAAAAGTTGGCGAGGCCCTGATTGCAGCGGAGCTGAACCATATTCCAAAGGAAAAGGTACGTTCGATCTGTGAAGATCATTTGCAGAAAATAGAAAATGGTATCAGGGATTTCCGTTTCTGA
- a CDS encoding response regulator transcription factor — MTSNYILIVDDDPDILEGLTHAVEKEFENKLNVLSCRNGVIAADILRCNTIDILITDIKMPVMNGIELLDFIKQHHITCKSVVLSSYDHFNLVRDVLRLGAADYLLKPVDFPVLYQLLYRLLAQVMSEQSSSSGRNYPINMQQLLESYLQKPLQKTANMLAFEEKYSLIPDSACIVGCIKLNAVYSGKLFQLQEGLREDLYHCLNRSHIQYRTIVTGEMASCFVFMLFPDTEIPNCLDSLHSFGEYLADQGYKFKFSKRYVTFHQCSDGFKDCLTWFEFGYYDLPYTPAYEGCTAEDILKFIHQATNSLAVYDMKSTLHYLRLFFAAINHLKPPVKETKKTLNNTIYSLIRLNPKFIEPVSGLKFSEHDLFSQIENAPSLSILEKELYCSLNHLVEIVLHSLQNKEDCIIEKAKSYIERNYNECISLEDVAAHVYMNKSYFSSFFKNKAGLTYRDYLRNYRIEKSICLIVESNMKIYEIAQAVGYNDSAHFIRAFKEVTGKSPGDYKVSL, encoded by the coding sequence ATGACAAGCAATTATATTTTAATCGTAGATGATGATCCGGATATTCTGGAGGGACTTACCCATGCGGTAGAAAAGGAATTTGAAAACAAGTTAAACGTACTAAGCTGCAGAAACGGGGTTATCGCGGCTGATATCTTAAGATGCAATACCATTGATATCCTGATTACCGACATAAAGATGCCGGTTATGAACGGGATTGAATTACTGGACTTTATTAAGCAGCATCATATCACCTGCAAAAGTGTTGTCTTAAGCAGCTATGATCATTTTAATCTGGTAAGGGATGTCCTTCGTCTGGGTGCAGCCGATTATCTTTTAAAACCAGTTGATTTTCCGGTGCTGTATCAGCTCTTGTACCGTTTGCTGGCTCAGGTCATGTCAGAACAGAGCAGCTCTTCCGGACGCAACTATCCCATTAATATGCAGCAATTACTGGAGTCTTATCTTCAGAAGCCCTTGCAAAAGACCGCGAATATGCTTGCATTTGAAGAAAAGTATTCCTTGATTCCCGACTCGGCCTGTATCGTCGGATGCATTAAGCTGAATGCGGTTTATTCCGGAAAGCTTTTTCAGCTTCAGGAAGGTCTGCGCGAGGACCTTTATCACTGTCTTAACCGGTCCCATATCCAATACCGAACTATCGTAACAGGGGAAATGGCCTCCTGCTTTGTATTTATGCTGTTTCCCGATACGGAAATCCCCAACTGCCTGGACAGCCTGCATTCTTTTGGGGAGTATCTGGCTGACCAGGGCTATAAGTTTAAGTTCAGTAAACGATATGTCACCTTCCACCAGTGCTCCGATGGGTTTAAGGATTGCCTCACCTGGTTTGAATTCGGCTATTATGACCTTCCCTATACCCCTGCTTATGAAGGTTGTACTGCTGAGGATATCTTAAAGTTTATCCATCAGGCAACAAATTCCCTGGCTGTTTATGACATGAAGAGTACCCTTCATTATCTCCGCCTTTTCTTTGCTGCCATCAATCATCTGAAGCCGCCGGTAAAAGAGACTAAAAAAACACTAAATAACACCATCTATTCATTGATCCGGCTGAATCCAAAATTTATTGAGCCAGTCAGCGGACTTAAATTCAGTGAACATGATCTGTTCAGCCAAATCGAGAATGCTCCTTCCCTTTCAATTCTGGAGAAAGAATTATACTGCTCCCTGAATCATCTGGTTGAAATAGTTTTGCATTCCCTTCAAAATAAGGAAGACTGCATCATTGAAAAGGCAAAATCCTACATCGAAAGAAACTACAATGAATGCATCAGCCTGGAAGATGTGGCAGCTCATGTTTATATGAATAAAAGCTATTTTTCCTCCTTTTTTAAAAACAAGGCCGGCCTCACTTACCGTGATTATCTTCGCAATTACCGCATAGAAAAATCCATTTGCCTCATTGTAGAAAGCAATATGAAAATCTATGAGATAGCCCAGGCGGTTGGTTATAATGATTCCGCACATTTTATCCGTGCCTTCAAGGAGGTAACCGGAAAAAGTCCCGGTGATTATAAGGTGTCCTTATAA